In Lascolabacillus massiliensis, a single genomic region encodes these proteins:
- a CDS encoding class II fructose-bisphosphate aldolase, protein MVSYKELGLVNSKELFKKAIEGGYAIPAFNFNNLEQLQAIVSACVETKSPVIMQVSSGARKYANQTLLRYMAQGAVEYAKELGYEIPIVLHLDHGDSFELCKSCIDSGFSSVMIDGSHLPYEENVALTKKVVEYAHAHDVTVEGELGVLAGVEDDVQAEHHTYTEPDEVVDFVTRTGVDSLAISIGTSHGAYKFTPEQCTRDENGVLVPPTIRFDILEEIEKRIPGFPIVLHGSSSVPQQYVETINKYGGKLKDSIGIPEEWLRRAASSAVCKINIDSDGRLAMTAAVREVFAKDPAEFDPRKYLGPAREELKKLYMHKTINVLGSAGKA, encoded by the coding sequence ATGGTAAGTTACAAAGAACTGGGTTTAGTAAACTCAAAAGAGTTATTTAAGAAAGCAATCGAAGGTGGCTATGCTATCCCAGCTTTCAATTTCAATAATTTGGAACAATTACAGGCTATTGTTTCTGCTTGTGTTGAAACAAAATCTCCTGTAATAATGCAGGTGTCAAGTGGTGCACGTAAATATGCTAACCAGACACTTTTAAGATATATGGCTCAGGGAGCTGTTGAATATGCAAAGGAACTTGGTTATGAAATTCCTATTGTTCTTCACCTTGACCATGGCGACAGCTTTGAACTATGCAAGAGCTGTATCGACAGCGGATTCTCTTCTGTTATGATCGATGGTTCTCATCTTCCATACGAGGAAAACGTTGCATTGACTAAAAAAGTTGTTGAATATGCACATGCACATGATGTAACTGTTGAAGGCGAATTAGGCGTTCTTGCAGGTGTTGAAGATGATGTACAGGCTGAGCACCACACTTATACTGAACCTGATGAAGTTGTAGACTTCGTTACTCGTACAGGTGTTGATTCACTGGCTATCTCTATAGGTACTTCTCATGGTGCTTACAAATTCACTCCAGAACAGTGCACACGTGACGAAAACGGCGTATTGGTTCCACCAACAATCCGTTTTGATATTCTTGAAGAGATTGAAAAACGTATCCCAGGTTTCCCAATCGTACTTCACGGTTCTTCTTCTGTTCCACAGCAATATGTTGAAACAATCAACAAGTATGGTGGTAAACTGAAAGACTCTATCGGTATTCCTGAAGAGTGGCTGCGTAGAGCTGCAAGTTCTGCTGTTTGCAAAATCAATATCGACTCAGATGGTCGTCTTGCTATGACTGCTGCTGTTCGTGAAGTATTTGCTAAAGATCCTGCAGAATTTGACCCACGTAAATACTTAGGTCCTGCACGTGAAGAGCTGAAGAAACTTTATATGCACAAAACTATAAATGTATTAGGAAGCGCCGGTAAAGCGTAA
- a CDS encoding 4-alpha-glucanotransferase: MTVLTFQIDYHTTWGQQVCLSGSLPELGQFDESKALVLSNDGDSWYAEIEVEDTENIQYYYLIRQGAGVIRREWGSKRKLYISPDKKQYIINDLWKDIPFHSYLYSSVFTKSIFRHDKANMPTEYYSSSILLNVICPFVNKEQKLCIAGDCEELGNWDTVKAKQLVCVGDGEWQILLDADKLPLQTFYKFLIIDKISGDVIKWEDGDNRLLDASKAKELETVYAEMALQFHHNSFTYKGVGTSIPLFSIKTEDSFGIGDFTDLKKMIDWAAVTGQQLIQLLPVNDTTTTKTWRDSYPYSVISIYALHPIYLGCKEQKLKDKKKYISYLDKAEKLNTLPEIDYEKVLQLKYEYSRDLYLQNGEEVLASKEYKEFFEKNSSWLFPYSCYCYLRDKNRKANFREWGDFNKYDEVKLKRMIEESPEVRGEINYFYFVQYLLHKQFSEVSSYAHHKGITLKGDIPIGIDRDSVDAWSSPHLFNMDTQTGAPPDDFSYFGQNWGFPTYNWKAMEEDHYKWWKSRFTKMADYFDAYRIDHILGFFRIWEIPLDAVQGLLGHFNPALPYWSEEISRAGIPFDEERMVNPFIHEDYLKDIFGDYTEEVKGKYLDVISWQRYRLKPFCNTQRKIALHFDNKKSKKDVTICEGLLSLCAEVLFVRDPNEYNRFHPRITAQYTHSYRYLDDHVKAAFNKMYDDFFFNRHNYFWRDQAMKKLPPLISSTKMMVCGEDLGMVPDCVPSAMYELSILSLEIERMPKSSNYKFTDLDNLPYLSVCTTSTHDMSPIRLWWTENRNITQQYYNEVLKYEGEAPEECSPQLCKQIIERHLRSAAMWVILPWQDWLSIDNKLRNKDIESERINVPANSEHYWNYRMHIPMEQLLSETELNNKIKKMCGSVSV; the protein is encoded by the coding sequence ATGACTGTGTTAACTTTCCAAATTGATTATCACACAACGTGGGGACAACAAGTATGCCTGTCAGGTTCTTTACCTGAACTGGGACAATTTGACGAATCAAAAGCTTTGGTTTTATCAAATGATGGTGATAGTTGGTATGCAGAAATCGAGGTTGAAGATACAGAGAATATTCAATATTATTACCTGATCCGTCAGGGTGCAGGAGTAATAAGAAGAGAGTGGGGCAGTAAACGAAAACTTTACATATCGCCCGATAAAAAGCAATATATTATTAATGATCTTTGGAAGGATATTCCTTTCCATTCATATCTATACTCATCGGTTTTCACAAAAAGTATATTCAGACATGATAAAGCTAATATGCCAACTGAATACTACTCCAGCTCTATACTGCTAAATGTAATCTGTCCTTTCGTAAATAAAGAGCAAAAACTTTGTATAGCAGGTGATTGTGAAGAACTGGGTAACTGGGATACGGTAAAGGCAAAACAACTTGTTTGTGTAGGTGATGGCGAATGGCAGATACTGCTTGATGCTGATAAGTTGCCTCTGCAAACATTCTATAAGTTTCTGATAATTGACAAGATAAGTGGCGATGTTATAAAATGGGAAGATGGTGATAACCGTCTGCTCGATGCTTCAAAAGCAAAAGAACTGGAAACAGTTTATGCAGAGATGGCTCTGCAGTTTCATCATAACAGCTTCACATATAAAGGTGTTGGAACCTCAATCCCTCTCTTTTCAATAAAAACAGAAGATAGTTTTGGAATAGGAGACTTTACCGACCTTAAAAAGATGATAGATTGGGCTGCTGTGACCGGTCAGCAGCTTATTCAGCTACTGCCGGTTAATGATACAACCACAACAAAAACATGGCGCGACTCTTATCCCTATAGTGTTATCTCTATATACGCACTTCATCCAATCTACTTAGGCTGCAAAGAACAAAAACTAAAAGATAAGAAGAAATACATCTCATATCTGGATAAAGCTGAGAAACTGAACACGCTGCCTGAAATTGATTACGAAAAAGTATTGCAGCTGAAATATGAATATAGTCGCGACCTCTATCTGCAGAATGGTGAAGAGGTACTTGCATCGAAGGAGTACAAAGAGTTCTTTGAAAAAAACAGCAGCTGGCTGTTTCCATATTCATGCTATTGCTATTTGAGAGACAAAAACAGAAAAGCAAACTTCAGGGAGTGGGGCGATTTCAATAAATATGATGAAGTAAAACTGAAACGGATGATCGAAGAATCTCCTGAAGTGAGAGGTGAGATCAACTATTTCTATTTCGTTCAGTATCTCCTTCACAAACAATTCTCAGAAGTAAGTAGCTATGCCCACCACAAAGGCATTACACTAAAAGGAGATATACCAATTGGAATAGATCGCGACAGTGTAGATGCATGGAGCTCGCCACATCTCTTTAATATGGATACGCAGACGGGAGCGCCACCTGATGATTTCTCATACTTTGGTCAGAACTGGGGATTCCCTACATATAACTGGAAAGCAATGGAAGAGGATCATTACAAGTGGTGGAAGAGTCGCTTTACAAAGATGGCCGACTATTTCGATGCATACAGAATTGATCATATTCTGGGCTTCTTCCGTATCTGGGAGATACCACTGGATGCGGTTCAGGGACTTCTTGGACATTTTAATCCAGCACTTCCTTACTGGTCAGAAGAGATCAGCAGGGCCGGCATACCATTTGATGAAGAGAGAATGGTTAATCCATTCATTCATGAAGATTACCTAAAAGATATATTTGGTGACTATACAGAGGAGGTAAAGGGCAAATATCTCGATGTAATCAGCTGGCAAAGATACAGGCTTAAACCATTCTGCAATACACAGAGAAAAATAGCGCTACACTTTGATAATAAGAAGAGTAAGAAAGATGTTACTATTTGCGAAGGGTTATTATCTCTATGCGCAGAAGTGCTATTCGTACGTGATCCAAATGAATATAACAGGTTTCATCCAAGAATAACAGCACAGTATACCCATTCGTACCGATACCTGGATGATCATGTTAAAGCAGCATTTAACAAGATGTATGATGATTTCTTTTTCAATCGGCACAACTACTTCTGGCGCGATCAGGCCATGAAAAAGCTGCCTCCATTGATCTCATCAACAAAAATGATGGTATGCGGTGAAGATTTGGGAATGGTGCCCGATTGCGTTCCTTCCGCCATGTATGAGCTGAGTATACTTAGCCTCGAGATCGAAAGAATGCCGAAGAGTTCAAACTACAAGTTCACTGATCTCGACAACCTCCCATACCTATCCGTATGCACAACATCAACGCACGACATGTCGCCCATACGATTATGGTGGACAGAAAACAGAAACATTACACAGCAATACTATAACGAAGTATTAAAATATGAAGGCGAAGCACCCGAAGAGTGTAGTCCCCAGCTATGTAAACAAATAATAGAACGACACCTCAGATCTGCCGCTATGTGGGTAATACTGCCATGGCAAGACTGGTTGTCGATCGATAATAAACTCCGTAATAAAGATATTGAGTCGGAACGCATCAACGTTCCGGCAAATTCAGAGCACTACTGGAATTACAGGATGCACATACCTATGGAGCAGCTGTTAAGCGAAACTGAGTTAAACAACAAAATAAAGAAAATGTGTGGTAGTGTGAGTGTGTAG